From a single Lolium rigidum isolate FL_2022 chromosome 7, APGP_CSIRO_Lrig_0.1, whole genome shotgun sequence genomic region:
- the LOC124669836 gene encoding rhodanese-like/PpiC domain-containing protein 12, chloroplastic, which produces MLGLRATRAARFPCPYAPPSSPQAASLSGFARLAPLAAGSPAPPPAALSLLASARPISATWGSAMRPAGQPRPSTRALCTAASSAPREGKEVLVQHLLVGEKDARLLVDLEKSIASGVDLSDLAVEHSLCPSKDNGGMLGWVRRGQMVPEFEEAAFSAPLKKVVRCKTKFGWHLVQVLSERDQCMLQDIAPEELHAKMQDPSFIEEAQLIDVREPDEVERASLPGFKVLPLRQFGTWGPVMADEYDPQKDTYVLCHHGMRSMQVAKWLQSQGFQKIYNVAGGIHAYSVKADSSVPTY; this is translated from the exons ATGCTTGGTCTCCGAGCTACTAGGGCGGCGCGCTTCCCGTGCCCGTACGcccctccctcctctccccaGGCGGCATCCCTCTCCGGGTTCGCGCGGCTCGCCCCcctcgccgccggcagccccgcgccgccgcccgcggccCTCTCGCTCCTCGCGTCCGCGCGGCCCATCTCCGCGACGTGGGGCTCGGCCATGCGTCCCGCCGGCCAACCCAGGCCCAGCACCAGGG CTCTCTGCACTGCTGCCAGCAGCGCTCCGAGGGAGGGGAAGGAAGTGCTGGTCCAGCATCTGCTTGTTGGCGAAAAGGATGCCAGGCTTCTGGTCGATCTGGAGAAGAGCATCGCTTCAG GGGTGGACTTGAGCGATTTAGCTGTGGAGCACTCCTTATGTCCATCAAAAGATAATGGCGGTATGCTTGGGTGGGTTCGCAGAGGACAGATG GTACCAGAGTTTGAAGAAGCAGCATTTAGTGCTCCTTTGAAAAAAGTTGTACGGTGCAAGACAAAATTTGGGTGGCATTTAGTGCAGGTCCTCTCTGAGAG GGACCAATGCATGCTTCAAGATATTGCACCAGAAGAGCTTCACGCAAAAATGCAAGATCCTAGTTTTATTGAAGAAGCTCAATTGATTGATGTTCGGGAGCCTGATGAAGT GGAGAGAGCGTCCCTTCCAGGTTTCAAagttctacctctccgccaatttGGAACCTGGGGACCAGTCATGGCTGATGAATATGATCCTCAAAAGGACACATATGTTCTG TGCCACCATGGCATGCGCTCAATGCAGGTAGCTAAGTGGCTGCAGTCACAG GGATTCCAAAAAATTTACAATGTTGCGGGTGGAATCCACGCATACTCGGTGAAAGCTGACTCTTCCGTCCCGACTTACTAG
- the LOC124669837 gene encoding SNF1-related protein kinase regulatory subunit beta-1-like has translation MGNASGRLEDIADAEMDEGGRGHVRRASSTGYVGGGRGGGGAGGSSSPGSPPRPHSPRMFVPQSPVTPLQRATDVPPPVFNQILMRDQQDDSDGPPQKRIPTLLLWPHGGKNIYVEGSWDNWTSKKTVQKSGKDHTILLELPSGVYRYRFIVDGERRFLPDLPCETDNMGNIVNLLDVNDFVPESVESVSELMAPSSPDSSYGFQVPDDKEFSKEPPTLPSQLYLGVLNSRSSERECARPRHVVLNHLYIEKGWGAQPLVALGHTHRFRSKYVTTVLYKAIER, from the exons ATGGGCAACGCGAGCGGCAGGCTGGAGGACATCGCGGACGCCGAGATGGACGAGGGTGGGCGTGGCCACGTGCGGCGCGCGTCCTCGACGGGCTACGTCGGAGGAGGAAGGGGTGGGGGCGGAGCGGGAGGTTCTTCCTCGCCGGGAAGCCCCCCGCGGCCGCACTCGCCGCGCATGTTCGTGCCCCAG AGTCCTGTAACTCCACTGCAAAGAGCTACAGATGTACCGCCTCCGGTGTTCAACCAGATATTGATGCGTGATCAACAGGATGATTCTGACGGCCCGCCTCAAAAGAGGATTCCTACTCTGCTTTTGTggcctcatggagggaagaacaTCTACGTGGAAGGATCCTGGGATAATTGGACATCGAA GAAAACCGTTCAGAAATCTGGGAAAGACCACACCATCTTGCTAGAGCTTCCATCTGGAGTTTACAGGTACAGATTCATTGTCGACGGAGAAAGGAGATTCCTGCCCGACCTTCCCTGCGAAACCGACAACATGGGTAACATCGTGAATCTTCTTGACGTCAAT GATTTTGTACCGGAAAGCGTGGAGAGCGTATCGGAGCTGATGGCACCTTCCTCCCCGGACTCCAGCTACGGCTTCCAGGTCCCCGATGACAAGGAGTTCAGCAAGGAGCCTCCCACCCTCCCGTCTCAGCTCTACCTCGGGGTGCTCAACTCCCGCAGCTCGGAGCGTGAATGCGCGAGGCCGAGGCACGTCGTGCTCAACCATCTGTACATCgagaaggggtggggcgcgcagcCGCTGGTGGCGCTCGGCCACACGCACCGGTTCCGATCCAAATATGTCACCACCGTCCTCTACAAAGCCATTGAGAGATAG